aaaataatttaaattcaacTTTATCTATCAATGATTCCaacaattttgttaataactaATGAGATTTTCATGTACATTAAAATGTAttcttatacttttcttttttttctttccccatgtgatataattgtaatatcaaaataatcacAATATTCCTTGTTACTAatcgatatttcataattttccaTAAAGTTTCACCAATGGTATTTGGCATCGGAAGAATGTTTAAATGCTTCCAAACAAATTTATAGCATGCaacatttcttcttatttttcttataatttggTTTAAGCGGTGGTCTTTcagataattgaaattttcgaaCAATTCTAACTAATTCGTGGAAAGCTTGATCCACATTCATCCTTAACTTAGCGCTACATTCGATGTACGGAATTTTTAATTGACGTGCCATATTTTGTGCTTCTTCGACGGATATCTGtaatgaaaagatatttattacagAAATTGATTTTCTATGTATCAGCATTCGTGCTCATTCTTTTATGAGTTTACGTGATATATCTTACAATTCTTTGGTGATCTAAGTCAGCTTTATTTCCAACCATAAGCATAGGAAACTCATCGCGATCCTTTACTCTGAGAATTTGtctatgaaattttaaaatttcatcaaATGATGAGTGGTCTGTAACTGAAAATACAAGTAGGAAACCTTCCCCACTTCTCATGTACTGTTCACGCATTGCACTAAATTCTTCTTGTCCCGCAGTATCCAATACTAAAAATTAAAGCATATAAAATTAactataaaagagaataattaatataaatcataaattagatattaatttatacatactATCAAGTTTTGCTGGAACATCATCGATGACACATTGTTTTGTATATGAATCTTCAATTGTTGGATCATAATCAGTCACAAAATAACTCTATAAGAAATGAATCCTTAATAGAAaagtataagaaatatttgttattgaaGATagttaaattgattaaacaaGCAATATAGAGGAAAGCAATATAGAGGAAAGCAATATAGAGGAAAGCAATATAGAAGAAAGCAATATAGAGGAAAGCAATATAGTTTGTAATTTTGATAATCTTATCAATTACTGAGATAAAGTTTGTATGACCATATATGACAATAGCATGCGTTCGTATGACATAATCGTTAATGAAAGAATGTTCGTATCATTTGATATCGTCTATCAAAAGAACGTATGACGAAATTTGACGTCATCAAATTCTAAATAAGTATCatctctataaaataaaaaataaaatctaaataacTCAACATGAGATCACTCTTTACGAGTTatcattaattcttttcattttggaCGATCTATGAATGGTGTAGTCTG
This Vespa velutina chromosome 10, iVesVel2.1, whole genome shotgun sequence DNA region includes the following protein-coding sequences:
- the LOC124952438 gene encoding ras-like protein 2, encoding MSKPGDRQSYAQTYKLVVVGGGGVGKSAITIQFIQSYFVTDYDPTIEDSYTKQCVIDDVPAKLDILDTAGQEEFSAMREQYMRSGEGFLLVFSVTDHSSFDEILKFHRQILRVKDRDEFPMLMVGNKADLDHQRIISVEEAQNMARQLKIPYIECSAKLRMNVDQAFHELVRIVRKFQLSERPPLKPNYKKNKKKCCML